In Thermococcus celericrescens, the sequence TACCCATACCGCGTTCGACCGTGACGCGCACCCTGACCTCGACCTCCTCACCGATCCGCACCTCCCTCCGGGATATTCTCCTCACCACGGTTATGCCCTTCGGCGGTTCGATCAGCGTCCCGAGGGCCAGGATGGAGAGGGGCACCGTGGCCAGGCCTATCATCCCGGGGGAGAGAAAAAGCGTCCCCAGGAGGAGTGCCCATAGGAGGTAGCCCGTCAGGTTCTTCCTCATCTTCCTTCCGCCCCTTTGGGAACGGGGGTCTTTTCTATGGCTTCCATTATAACGTCCTCGCCCTTGATGCCCTCGAAGGAGTACTCCGCCCTGATGACGACCCTGTGGGCCAGGGCGTCGATGGCGAAGGCCTTGACGTCGTCGGGGAGAACGTAGTCCCTGCCCTCCAGAAGGGCGTTTGCCTTTGCCACCTTCATCAGTGCGATTCCGCCCCTGGGACTCGGGCCGGCCTCCACCCTGGAATCCGCCCGGGCGTTCCTCACGAGCTCCGAGATGTACCTCACAATGTCCCTGCTGGTGAAAATTCTCTCCTCCACGAGGTCCTGGATTCTTACGAACGTCTCTCTGTCGATCATCGGTTCCATGTCCGCCGTTGGGTCGTCCTTTCTCCAGCTCAAACGCGCTTCGAGGATTGCCATCTCATCTTCCAGGCTCTTAGGATAGCCCACGCGCAACCTGAGGAGGAACCTGTCGAGCTGGGCCTCGGGGAGGGGGTAGGTTCCCTCGAACTCTATCGGGTTCTGTGTTGCGATGACGAAGAACGGCCGCTCCAGGGGGAAGGTCTCACCCTCTATGGTCACCTGCCGTTCCTCCATTGCCTCGAGTAGAGCGGACTGGGTCTTGGGGGGAGCGCGGTTGATCTCGTCCGCCAGAAGGACGTGGGTGAAGATCGGCCCCTTTATGAGCTCGAACGTTCCAAGGTTCTGGCGCCATACCTTCGTTCCCAGTATGTCCGCGGGGAGCAGGTCCGGGGTGAACTGAACGCGGGTGTATTTCAGGCCCAGGACCCTCCCAAAGGCTTTGGCCAGGAGTGTCTTCCCCAAGCCAGGGTAGTCCTCAAAGAGGACGTTCCCGTTGACGAGAGCCGCCGCCAGGGTCTTCCTTATGACTTCCTCGTTGCCGATGTAGACAGTTGAAATTCTCTCCACAATCTCTTCAAGCTTCTTGGAGGCTTCCTCAATCTCAGTCATGGCTTCCACCCCATCAGGTCCATCAATCCTTCAAAAACTTCCTCCACGATCTTCTTTCTCCTCTCAAGCTCGGCCCTCTCATAGCGCCGCCTTATCCAGAGCGGCATGAGGGGGGAGATCGGTTTTCCCTCGTAGTCCGCCACCTTCGAGATGAGCGCTCCGAACTCCTCCCTGTCCCCGAAGAGCCTCGCACCGTAATAGGTTACGAACGCCACCAGCGGTCCCCTCCTGCCGCGCACGACGAAATCCTCAACGGCCCTTCTGGCTTCCATCATCTCTGGGCCCAGCCTCTCCAGCGTTTTTGCCTCGTGCCTCCGCCACTGCTCGAGGAGGTAGCGCTCCGGGTCGTGCCCCGCCACGTGGGAGTACACCATCGATCCGGCCAGAACGACGCCCAGGACGAGCACCAGCCACTCCCCGTAGAAGACCAGCTCTGGGTGGCTCTCGCTGAGTTCCCCTCTAACGGAAACGTAAAGGCCCAAAACGCCGCCGAGGGCACCTATTCCAAGCAGGTTCCTCTCGATGACCTCCACCCAGGGGTACCTCTCGACGAGTTCTGAGGCGGCGTAGCCGAGCAGGAATGCGGCCCCGGCGTAGCTGAAGACGCTTCCGTAGGCCATCAGCGGGGGCGTTCTGGACAGGCCGTAGAGGGCCAGGAAGACACCAATCCCCCTAACGACCCTGGCCCGCTCCTCCAGATTCGGCGCGGTTAGTGCGACCCCAGCGCCGAATGAAATCAGGGCCAGCGGGAGGCGCCACTCCGGGATGGGGAGGAGAAGGGCCGCGGCCGAGAGGCCGAGCGGCACGAGAAACCCAGCGAGGAGCTCCCTCCCCAGCCCCTTCGCCACCTCCCGTGCGGCCATAAACAGCGCTAAAATTGCCGATGGCTCCTTGATGGCGCTGAGGGGCTCCGCCCAGGGCGAAAGGGCGTAGATGAGGGCAACCGCCCCGAAGTAAATGCCTATCCGTCCCCAGTTGAGCTTAAACAATGCAACCACCTCCAACCAGCTCGAGGAGCGAGCGGTAAAATTTGATGAACTCCCCCCGCGACACCTCGACCGTGCTGTACTTGGCACTCTCGAAGACCTCCGTTAGGGTGTCTAGGGGCTCCCATGGGTACATCATGTCCGTCAGCGCCGCAGCTATCTCCCTGGGGGTCATCCCTTCGACGTCCAGGCC encodes:
- a CDS encoding AAA family ATPase, whose amino-acid sequence is MTEIEEASKKLEEIVERISTVYIGNEEVIRKTLAAALVNGNVLFEDYPGLGKTLLAKAFGRVLGLKYTRVQFTPDLLPADILGTKVWRQNLGTFELIKGPIFTHVLLADEINRAPPKTQSALLEAMEERQVTIEGETFPLERPFFVIATQNPIEFEGTYPLPEAQLDRFLLRLRVGYPKSLEDEMAILEARLSWRKDDPTADMEPMIDRETFVRIQDLVEERIFTSRDIVRYISELVRNARADSRVEAGPSPRGGIALMKVAKANALLEGRDYVLPDDVKAFAIDALAHRVVIRAEYSFEGIKGEDVIMEAIEKTPVPKGAEGR